One Azospirillum sp. B510 genomic window carries:
- a CDS encoding helix-turn-helix domain-containing protein, with protein MQTETGAPRGRRAGAGRPKTGKPNPIDVHVGSRVRLRRTLLGMSQEKLGEAIGLTFQQVQKYERGANRIGASRLFDLSRVLDVPVSFFFDDMPAEAAAARVEDDDEAGASDERSANTYEPDPMAKRETLELVRAYYKINDPSVRKRLFELTKAVASAAVAEAAE; from the coding sequence ATGCAGACTGAAACTGGGGCGCCGCGCGGGCGCCGTGCGGGTGCCGGCCGTCCGAAGACCGGAAAGCCGAATCCCATCGACGTCCATGTCGGCTCCCGCGTCCGTCTTCGCCGCACTCTTCTCGGCATGAGCCAGGAGAAGCTGGGCGAGGCCATCGGCCTGACCTTCCAGCAGGTGCAGAAGTACGAGCGCGGCGCCAACCGCATCGGCGCGTCCCGCCTGTTCGACCTCAGCCGCGTTCTGGACGTGCCGGTTTCCTTCTTCTTCGACGACATGCCGGCCGAAGCGGCCGCCGCCCGCGTCGAGGATGACGACGAGGCGGGCGCGTCCGACGAGCGGTCCGCCAACACCTACGAGCCCGATCCGATGGCCAAGCGCGAGACGCTCGAACTGGTCCGCGCCTATTACAAGATCAACGACCCGTCGGTGCGCAAGCGGCTGTTCGAGCTGACGAAAGCGGTCGCCAGCGCCGCCGTGGCCGAAGCCGCCGAGTAA
- the metK gene encoding methionine adenosyltransferase: MPRFPVAKLNYVFTSESVSEGHPDKVCDRISDAIVDLYLSHDPQARVAVETLATTNQVVLAGEVRGPDSIKADQLVAAARAAVKDIGYEQDGFHWEKMDVKCFVHSQSADIAVGVDAAGNKDEGAGDQGIMFGYACRETPALMPAPIYYSHAILKSLAEARHSGAAPQLGPDAKSQVTLQYIDGRPTRATAIVLSTQHAEGLDQEAVREIVLPHIVNCLPEGWMCEPKNLYVNPTGRFVIGGPDGDAGLTGRKIIVDTYGGAAPHGGGAFSGKDPTKVDRSAAYAARYLAKNVVAAELAEKCTIQVSYAIGVSKPLSVYVDTHGTGNVDEDRLSDVLQQLVDLSPRGIRTHLGLNKPIYARTAAYGHFGREPEVDGGFSWEKTDLVEALRGAF; this comes from the coding sequence ATGCCGAGGTTTCCCGTGGCAAAGCTCAACTACGTCTTCACCAGCGAGTCCGTGTCGGAAGGTCATCCCGACAAGGTCTGCGACCGCATTTCCGACGCCATCGTCGATCTTTACCTTTCGCACGACCCGCAGGCCCGCGTGGCCGTCGAGACGCTGGCGACCACCAACCAGGTCGTCCTGGCCGGCGAGGTGCGCGGCCCCGACAGCATCAAGGCGGACCAGCTGGTCGCGGCCGCCCGCGCCGCGGTGAAGGACATCGGTTACGAGCAGGACGGCTTCCATTGGGAGAAGATGGACGTCAAGTGCTTCGTCCACTCCCAGTCCGCCGACATCGCCGTCGGTGTCGACGCCGCCGGCAACAAGGACGAGGGCGCCGGCGACCAGGGCATCATGTTCGGCTACGCCTGCCGCGAGACCCCGGCGCTGATGCCGGCCCCGATCTATTACAGCCACGCCATCCTGAAGTCGCTGGCCGAGGCCCGCCATTCCGGCGCCGCGCCGCAGCTGGGCCCGGACGCCAAGAGCCAGGTCACCCTGCAATACATCGACGGCCGCCCGACCCGCGCCACCGCCATCGTGCTGTCGACCCAGCATGCCGAGGGGCTGGACCAGGAGGCCGTTCGCGAGATCGTCCTGCCGCACATCGTCAACTGCCTGCCCGAAGGCTGGATGTGCGAGCCGAAGAATCTCTACGTCAACCCGACCGGCCGTTTCGTCATCGGCGGCCCGGACGGTGACGCCGGCCTGACCGGCCGCAAGATCATCGTCGACACCTATGGCGGTGCCGCTCCGCACGGCGGCGGCGCCTTCTCCGGCAAGGATCCGACGAAGGTCGACCGCTCCGCCGCCTATGCCGCCCGCTATCTCGCCAAGAACGTCGTCGCGGCCGAGCTGGCGGAGAAGTGCACGATCCAGGTCTCCTACGCCATCGGCGTGTCGAAGCCGCTGTCGGTCTATGTCGACACCCACGGCACCGGCAATGTCGACGAGGACCGCCTGTCCGACGTGCTGCAACAGCTGGTCGACCTCAGCCCGCGCGGCATCCGCACGCATCTCGGCCTGAACAAGCCGATCTACGCCCGCACCGCCGCCTACGGCCATTTCGGCCGCGAGCCGGAGGTTGACGGCGGCTTCTCCTGGGAGAAGACCGATCTGGTCGAGGCCCTGCGCGGCGCCTTCTGA
- a CDS encoding tRNA (guanine(46)-N(7))-methyltransferase TrmB yields the protein MTDSKTDQQTDNAPQTETGNRLFGRRKGRPLRKRRTSLIEDLLPRLQIPMPKPGDGLDPAGLFDTPKREVWLEIGFGMGHHLAWQAGRHPDVGVIGAEPFLNGIAGLLGMVEDETLRNVRVHPDDARPLLDALPDASIGRAFVLFADPWPKKRHADRRFIGPENLPRLARVLKDGAELRLASDDMGLVRWMLEHTVKHPDFEWTARRPSDWRVRPDDWPATRYEEKAIAAGRKPVFMRFVRRPRA from the coding sequence ATGACCGACAGCAAAACCGACCAACAGACAGACAACGCTCCGCAGACCGAAACCGGAAACCGGCTGTTCGGCCGGCGCAAGGGCCGTCCCCTGCGCAAGCGCCGGACCAGCCTGATCGAGGATCTGCTGCCGCGGCTCCAGATCCCGATGCCGAAACCCGGCGACGGCCTGGACCCCGCCGGCCTGTTCGACACGCCCAAGCGCGAGGTCTGGCTGGAGATCGGCTTCGGCATGGGCCATCACCTCGCCTGGCAGGCGGGGCGCCATCCGGATGTCGGTGTCATCGGTGCCGAGCCCTTCCTCAACGGGATCGCCGGCCTGCTCGGCATGGTCGAGGACGAGACCTTGCGCAACGTGCGCGTCCATCCCGACGACGCCCGGCCGCTGCTCGACGCCCTGCCCGACGCCTCCATCGGCCGCGCCTTCGTGCTGTTCGCCGATCCCTGGCCGAAGAAGCGCCACGCCGACCGCCGCTTCATCGGGCCGGAGAATCTGCCGCGGCTGGCCCGCGTGCTGAAGGACGGGGCGGAGCTGCGCCTGGCCAGCGACGACATGGGGCTGGTGCGCTGGATGCTGGAACACACGGTGAAGCATCCCGATTTCGAATGGACGGCCCGCCGCCCGTCGGATTGGCGTGTCCGCCCCGACGACTGGCCGGCGACCCGCTACGAGGAAAAGGCGATCGCCGCCGGCCGCAAGCCGGTCTTCATGCGTTTCGTCCGCCGTCCCCGCGCGTGA
- a CDS encoding antibiotic biosynthesis monooxygenase family protein, giving the protein MILEAAILNVRPGERDGFELAMAEARPLIAASPGFRGMEVRPCLEDGGRYLLLVWWERLEDHTEGFRGSDRYAEWKRRLHHFYDPFPLVEHFAAPFAAMPDPLEKPPRPVTRGDGGRNA; this is encoded by the coding sequence ATGATCCTGGAAGCGGCGATTCTAAACGTCAGGCCGGGCGAACGGGACGGGTTCGAACTGGCGATGGCCGAAGCCCGTCCGCTGATCGCGGCTTCACCCGGCTTCCGTGGCATGGAGGTCCGGCCCTGCCTGGAGGATGGCGGCCGTTACCTGCTGCTGGTGTGGTGGGAGCGCCTGGAGGACCATACCGAAGGATTTCGCGGCTCCGACCGCTATGCGGAGTGGAAGAGGCGGCTTCATCACTTCTACGACCCGTTCCCGCTGGTGGAGCATTTCGCCGCTCCGTTCGCCGCGATGCCGGATCCGCTGGAGAAGCCGCCGCGGCCGGTCACGCGCGGGGACGGCGGACGAAACGCATGA
- the rimP gene encoding ribosome maturation factor RimP: protein MDATGRIEQIITPSVEAMGYEVVRVQISGGQRAVLQIMAERADGAPMTVEDCADISRSVSALLDVEDPIREAYTLEVSSPGIDRPLTRLKDFERFAGFEARLESRMAIDGRKRFKGMLKGVEDGLVCIDTEQGAARLEFDNILRAKLVLTDDLIRASQEQQDGPHN, encoded by the coding sequence ATGGACGCTACAGGTCGCATCGAACAGATCATCACGCCGTCGGTCGAAGCCATGGGCTATGAGGTCGTGCGCGTACAGATCTCCGGCGGCCAGCGGGCGGTTCTCCAGATCATGGCGGAGCGCGCCGACGGCGCGCCCATGACTGTCGAGGATTGCGCCGACATCAGCCGCTCCGTCTCCGCCCTTCTCGATGTGGAAGACCCGATCCGCGAGGCCTACACGCTGGAGGTCAGCTCGCCCGGCATCGACCGGCCGCTGACCCGGCTCAAGGATTTCGAGCGCTTCGCCGGCTTCGAAGCCCGGCTGGAAAGCCGCATGGCCATCGATGGCCGCAAGCGCTTCAAGGGCATGCTGAAGGGCGTCGAGGACGGCCTCGTGTGCATCGATACCGAACAGGGAGCCGCCCGGCTGGAGTTCGACAACATCCTGCGCGCCAAGCTGGTGCTGACGGACGATCTGATCCGCGCCAGCCAGGAGCAGCAGGACGGGCCGCACAACTGA
- the nusA gene encoding transcription termination factor NusA: MELLQVADAVAREKNIDRDEVLEAMEQAIQKAGRSKYGHEHDIRARIDRKTGDIHLTRHLEVVETVENEATQVTLPYAQRRKAGAKLGDFLVDPLPPIDFGRIAAQTAKQVIVQKVRDAERKRQFNEYKDRNGEIVNGLVKRVEYGNVTVDLGRAEAILRRDELLPREHFKNGDRVRAYIFDVREEPRGPQIFLSRTHPMFMAKLFAQEVPEIYDGIIEIKAVARDPGSRAKIAVLSHDSSIDPVGACVGMRGSRVQAVVGELQGEKIDIIPWNGEAPTFVVNALAPAEVAKVVLDDDNHRIEVVVPDDQLSLAIGRRGQNVRLASMLTGWDIDILTEQEESERRSEEIHNRSALFMQALDVDDVIAHLLVAEGFTSVEEIAFVETEELAEIEGFDESVADELKQRALAFLDVQDEQANLRRLELGVEDIVAELTGFNATQLVKLGENGVKTLDDLADLAGDELVEILGKDGPSEEEANAIIMAARAHWFEGEEQGATAEGSADGQGAQA; this comes from the coding sequence ATGGAACTGCTGCAAGTCGCTGACGCGGTCGCCCGCGAAAAGAACATCGACCGGGACGAAGTCCTGGAGGCGATGGAACAGGCGATTCAGAAGGCCGGCCGCTCCAAGTATGGCCACGAGCACGACATCCGCGCCCGCATCGACCGCAAGACCGGCGACATCCATCTGACCCGCCACCTGGAGGTGGTCGAAACGGTGGAGAACGAGGCGACCCAGGTCACCCTGCCCTACGCCCAGCGCCGCAAGGCCGGCGCCAAGCTCGGCGATTTCCTGGTCGATCCGCTGCCACCGATCGATTTCGGCCGCATCGCCGCCCAGACCGCCAAGCAGGTGATCGTCCAGAAGGTGCGCGACGCCGAGCGCAAGCGCCAGTTCAACGAGTACAAGGACCGCAACGGCGAGATCGTCAACGGTCTGGTCAAGCGCGTCGAATACGGCAACGTCACCGTCGATCTGGGCCGCGCCGAAGCGATCCTGCGCCGCGACGAGCTGCTGCCGCGCGAGCATTTCAAGAACGGCGACCGTGTGCGCGCCTATATCTTCGACGTCCGCGAGGAACCGCGCGGGCCCCAGATCTTCCTGTCGCGCACCCATCCGATGTTCATGGCGAAGCTGTTCGCCCAGGAAGTGCCGGAAATCTACGACGGCATCATCGAGATCAAGGCGGTCGCCCGCGATCCGGGCAGCCGCGCCAAGATCGCCGTTCTGAGCCACGACAGCTCCATCGATCCGGTGGGCGCCTGCGTCGGCATGCGCGGCAGCCGCGTCCAGGCGGTCGTCGGCGAGCTTCAGGGCGAGAAGATCGACATCATTCCGTGGAACGGCGAGGCACCGACCTTCGTGGTCAACGCCCTCGCCCCGGCCGAGGTCGCCAAGGTCGTTCTCGACGACGACAACCACCGCATCGAGGTGGTGGTGCCCGACGACCAGCTGTCGCTGGCCATCGGCCGCCGCGGCCAGAATGTCCGCCTCGCCTCGATGCTGACCGGCTGGGACATCGACATCCTGACCGAACAGGAGGAGTCGGAGCGCCGGTCCGAGGAGATCCACAACCGCTCCGCCCTGTTCATGCAGGCGCTGGACGTCGATGACGTGATCGCGCATCTGCTGGTCGCCGAAGGCTTCACCTCGGTGGAGGAGATCGCCTTCGTCGAGACCGAGGAGCTGGCCGAGATCGAAGGCTTCGACGAGTCGGTCGCCGACGAGCTGAAGCAGCGCGCGCTCGCCTTCCTCGACGTGCAGGACGAGCAGGCCAACCTGCGCCGTCTGGAGCTGGGCGTCGAGGACATCGTCGCCGAGCTGACTGGCTTCAACGCCACGCAACTGGTGAAGCTGGGCGAGAACGGCGTGAAGACGCTGGATGATCTGGCCGATCTGGCCGGCGACGAGCTGGTCGAGATCCTCGGCAAGGACGGCCCCTCGGAGGAGGAGGCGAACGCGATCATCATGGCCGCGCGCGCCCACTGGTTCGAGGGTGAGGAACAGGGCGCCACCGCCGAAGGCTCGGCGGATGGTCAGGGCGCGCAGGCCTGA
- a CDS encoding RNA-binding protein, whose translation MTERNDERTPTAAADAVPDQELAQDEGAGTEHLPADDEKGPLRRCIASGTVGPKEGMIRFVISPDGEVVPDLEERLPGRGLWVTADRDALAKAMGKSVFAKAARRGVKVPPDLAERLERLLERRCLHALGLARRASHVLAGYEKVREALRANQVGRAGPPPALLVEAADGSLDQRGKVTALAPSLPVIDLFESAALAAALGRDHAVHAVVARGRLAAGLARDAARLKGLKGPQGDRNAHRDSDKGLGVGDTAGRPAM comes from the coding sequence ATGACCGAACGGAACGACGAACGGACACCGACCGCCGCCGCGGATGCGGTGCCGGATCAGGAATTGGCACAGGACGAGGGTGCCGGGACGGAGCATCTGCCGGCCGACGACGAGAAGGGGCCTCTGCGCCGCTGCATCGCGTCGGGCACGGTCGGGCCGAAGGAGGGCATGATCCGCTTCGTGATCAGCCCCGACGGCGAGGTGGTGCCGGATCTGGAGGAACGTCTGCCCGGCCGCGGCCTTTGGGTCACGGCCGATCGGGATGCCCTGGCGAAGGCCATGGGCAAATCCGTTTTCGCCAAGGCGGCCCGTCGGGGGGTGAAAGTACCGCCCGATCTGGCCGAGAGGCTTGAACGGCTGCTGGAACGCCGCTGTCTGCACGCGTTGGGCCTTGCCCGCCGTGCCAGCCACGTCCTGGCGGGGTATGAGAAGGTGCGCGAGGCGTTGAGGGCCAACCAGGTCGGCCGTGCGGGTCCCCCGCCGGCCCTGCTGGTCGAGGCCGCGGACGGCTCGCTGGACCAGCGCGGCAAGGTGACGGCGCTCGCGCCGTCGCTGCCGGTGATCGACCTGTTCGAATCCGCGGCCTTGGCCGCGGCGCTCGGGCGCGATCACGCGGTGCACGCCGTGGTGGCGCGGGGCAGGCTGGCCGCAGGGCTGGCCCGCGATGCGGCACGCCTGAAGGGGTTGAAAGGCCCCCAAGGGGACCGGAACGCGCACCGGGATTCTGATAAGGGCTTGGGAGTCGGCGATACGGCCGGCCGGCCTGCGATGTAA